Proteins encoded together in one Rhodospirillaceae bacterium window:
- the lptG gene encoding LPS export ABC transporter permease LptG has translation MSTFSRYVLRSFLWQFMLLLIGFTALLQLFDLLNNSAEILQDHLGDISAVGEYALLRLPEIASFLVPFAVLMGALITLGKMERNNEIMAYKAAGAPYFTVLWAFLPAVGIVAVLHFFLADRIVPISIQTLIARDLLTERSKSKNEAKDDPLFVQEGNRVVEAGAVGQDGSVLSHLRVYERDETGKVTRQIFANDAHFDPQHELWRLSDVWTTTLPKGGAAHTEHVDRLDWPSRLTPAEFSDLVEKPQAMTFEKIYGFTSSTQVGVRPTYFYNTWLQKRIALPVSSILMILLAAPVAHSLHRRERGLAAGMTVGFGLGFLYFLTDGIVLSLGESGAVPPFLAAWLPILLFAAIGGAWLIKQEGY, from the coding sequence ATGAGTACCTTCAGCCGCTATGTCTTGAGGAGCTTTCTGTGGCAGTTCATGCTGCTCCTCATCGGGTTTACCGCCCTGCTGCAATTATTCGACCTGCTCAACAACAGTGCGGAGATTCTGCAGGACCATCTTGGCGATATCAGCGCGGTCGGCGAATACGCGCTTCTGCGCCTGCCGGAAATTGCTTCCTTCCTCGTCCCATTCGCCGTGTTGATGGGCGCCCTCATCACTTTGGGAAAGATGGAGCGCAACAATGAGATCATGGCGTATAAGGCCGCTGGCGCGCCTTACTTCACGGTACTCTGGGCCTTTCTGCCTGCTGTGGGCATTGTCGCCGTCCTGCACTTCTTCCTTGCCGATCGCATTGTACCCATTTCGATTCAGACCCTGATCGCGCGCGACCTTTTGACCGAGCGCAGCAAGTCGAAGAACGAAGCAAAAGATGATCCCCTCTTCGTCCAGGAAGGCAACAGAGTGGTCGAAGCAGGCGCTGTCGGTCAGGATGGTTCCGTGCTCAGCCATTTGCGCGTCTACGAGCGCGACGAAACCGGCAAGGTCACCAGGCAGATCTTTGCCAATGATGCGCATTTTGACCCCCAGCACGAACTCTGGCGTCTCAGCGATGTCTGGACCACGACCCTGCCTAAGGGCGGCGCAGCGCACACCGAGCATGTCGATAGACTGGATTGGCCGAGCCGCCTGACGCCTGCCGAGTTCTCCGATCTTGTCGAAAAGCCGCAGGCGATGACATTCGAGAAGATCTACGGCTTCACTTCATCGACGCAGGTCGGCGTGCGGCCGACATATTTTTATAACACCTGGCTGCAGAAACGCATTGCCTTGCCGGTGAGTTCGATCCTCATGATCCTGCTCGCGGCGCCGGTCGCGCATTCGCTGCATCGGCGCGAACGCGGCCTCGCTGCTGGCATGACGGTGGGCTTTGGTCTCGGATTCCTCTATTTTCTGACCGACGGTATTGTGCTGTCCCTGGGTGAATCCGGCGCCGTCCCGCCCTTCCTTGCGGCGTGGCTGCCGATCCTGCTCTTTGCCGCCATTGGCGGTGCCTGGCTGATCAAGCAAGAAGGCTATTGA
- a CDS encoding CDP-alcohol phosphatidyltransferase family protein gives MAAGEALLVTDAASLADARLFSYLADREGSCAIRANKAAIGRVAPADVEKILSAPTLDAAIGHLDEVTQEQFPSFVAKLRRDLPFYLFSVTNSAERKTVERFLFWSNYKGSTDFFTKYVYPPLVWAMVPPLARARVHPNTVTIISIILTVLAVPLFATGHFWWGFACAYGMSVLDSVDGKLARLTFTDSAIGNVLDHGLDIVHPPFWYFGWAIGLIGGWTATDFAQPLWQAAWILMGLYVLDRLILAIYRAKFKRGLHTHAAMDAFVRTFISRRNINLPLFTVAYAVNWGVEAFYAVVLWQALTCAYHGLRTVWILLIERPATEPRRAIDRLP, from the coding sequence TTGGCGGCTGGTGAAGCCTTGCTGGTGACCGACGCCGCCAGCCTCGCCGACGCTCGTCTATTTAGCTACCTCGCAGACCGGGAAGGGAGCTGCGCCATTCGTGCCAACAAGGCAGCGATCGGGCGCGTCGCACCGGCAGATGTTGAAAAGATCCTCTCGGCACCAACGCTCGATGCTGCCATTGGCCATCTTGACGAAGTGACGCAGGAGCAATTTCCATCCTTCGTTGCCAAGTTGCGGCGCGACCTCCCCTTTTACCTCTTCTCCGTGACCAACTCGGCGGAGCGCAAGACGGTCGAACGCTTTCTCTTCTGGTCCAACTACAAGGGTTCTACGGACTTCTTCACAAAATACGTCTATCCGCCGCTGGTCTGGGCGATGGTGCCGCCACTGGCGCGGGCGCGCGTCCACCCCAACACGGTAACGATCATCAGCATCATTCTTACCGTGCTGGCCGTTCCCCTGTTCGCCACCGGCCATTTCTGGTGGGGCTTCGCCTGCGCCTATGGCATGAGCGTGCTGGATTCGGTCGATGGCAAGCTTGCGCGGCTGACATTCACGGACTCCGCCATAGGCAACGTCCTGGATCACGGGCTCGATATCGTGCACCCGCCGTTCTGGTATTTCGGCTGGGCAATCGGGCTCATCGGTGGTTGGACGGCCACCGATTTTGCCCAGCCCTTGTGGCAAGCTGCCTGGATCTTGATGGGCCTCTATGTCCTCGACAGGCTCATCCTGGCCATCTACCGCGCCAAGTTTAAGCGCGGCCTCCATACCCACGCGGCGATGGATGCCTTCGTGCGCACCTTCATATCTCGCCGCAACATAAATCTTCCCTTGTTTACAGTGGCTTATGCCGTGAACTGGGGGGTTGAGGCGTTTTACGCCGTTGTGTTGTGGCAGGCCCTGACCTGCGCCTATCATGGCCTTCGGACGGTCTGGATCCTGCTCATCGAGCGACCCGCGACCGAGCCGCGCAGGGCCATCGATCGCTTGCCCTAA
- a CDS encoding sterol desaturase family protein: MSMKDLVLAFATYPSVHAYFGLAAISFYFVIRWYVVLMPLLVAIALSIVIYPLVWYVLHRWVLHSQFLYKSPLTAKVWKRIHFDHHQDPHNLVVLFGALYTTIPTIAIVTMPIGYAVGGPAGAAMAFATGLLTTCFYEFSHCVQHLNTAPKTKFMKRIKQLHMWHHFHNEQGNFGITNFLWDRLGHTYYAKASAVPKSPTVFNIGYTAEMAERYPWVAQMSNNTRGDGNPRRFRTEPGTADSGPAE; the protein is encoded by the coding sequence ATGTCGATGAAAGACCTGGTGTTGGCGTTTGCCACCTACCCGTCCGTTCACGCCTATTTTGGCCTGGCGGCGATCAGTTTCTATTTCGTCATCCGCTGGTACGTCGTTTTGATGCCGCTGCTGGTCGCAATCGCCTTGTCGATCGTGATCTATCCCCTGGTCTGGTACGTGCTGCACCGCTGGGTCCTGCACAGCCAGTTTCTCTATAAATCACCGCTGACCGCCAAGGTGTGGAAGCGCATCCATTTCGACCATCACCAGGATCCGCATAACCTCGTCGTGCTGTTCGGCGCGCTCTACACCACCATTCCGACCATCGCCATCGTCACCATGCCGATTGGCTATGCCGTCGGTGGACCCGCCGGGGCAGCGATGGCCTTTGCCACTGGTCTGCTCACCACCTGTTTCTACGAATTCTCGCATTGTGTGCAACATCTCAACACGGCGCCGAAGACCAAGTTCATGAAGCGCATAAAGCAGCTTCACATGTGGCACCATTTTCACAATGAACAGGGCAATTTCGGCATCACCAATTTTCTGTGGGATCGCCTGGGCCATACGTATTACGCCAAGGCGAGCGCCGTGCCGAAGAGCCCCACTGTGTTCAACATCGGCTACACTGCAGAGATGGCCGAGCGCTACCCCTGGGTCGCGCAAATGTCCAACAACACACGCGGCGACGGCAATCCGCGCCGCTTCCGCACCGAGCCCGGCACCGCGGATAGCGGCCCCGCCGAATAA
- a CDS encoding dATP pyrophosphohydrolase, with protein sequence MAAIDVVPVTDKVGVKEFIALPKRLYRGHKGYVAPLDMERGEVLSPEKNPYFTHAKAQLFLARRDGRIVGRISAQICELEQKLRPGTGHFGWLDAEDDPAIYQALVKAAADWLRAQGSTRMVGPLSFSSNEETGLLVDGFDSLPMLMMPYHAPYAGKNVEAAGLTRLKDLIAYDLDKGDYKPVGSTRMLEKLQADGTIRMRGLDMKNYTRDLSVILDIFNDAWADNWGMVPFTATEIAAAAASMKPLIDPNLVVIAEVKGEPAGMLVCLPNLMEAIRDFNGSLLPFNVLKLIWRLKLKTLKTSRIPLMGIRRKHHGSVLGATLLPLMFDRLKEPFLKRGLERVEMSWILEDNLPMRRVIEGVGGKVYKTYRLYETTLS encoded by the coding sequence ATGGCGGCGATTGATGTCGTGCCGGTTACCGACAAGGTTGGGGTGAAGGAGTTCATAGCGCTCCCCAAGCGACTCTATCGCGGCCACAAGGGTTATGTGGCGCCACTCGACATGGAGCGCGGCGAAGTCCTCTCACCCGAGAAGAACCCTTATTTCACCCACGCCAAAGCGCAGCTGTTTCTGGCCAGGCGGGACGGGAGAATCGTCGGCCGCATTTCGGCCCAGATCTGTGAACTGGAACAGAAACTCCGACCCGGGACCGGTCATTTCGGCTGGCTCGACGCCGAGGATGATCCGGCCATCTACCAAGCGCTGGTCAAGGCCGCCGCTGATTGGCTGCGGGCACAGGGCTCCACCCGCATGGTTGGACCATTGAGTTTTTCCAGCAACGAAGAGACTGGCCTGCTGGTCGATGGGTTCGACAGCCTGCCTATGCTGATGATGCCCTACCATGCCCCCTATGCCGGCAAGAACGTCGAGGCTGCCGGCCTCACTCGACTAAAGGATTTGATCGCCTACGACCTCGACAAGGGCGATTACAAGCCGGTTGGATCGACGCGCATGCTGGAAAAGCTCCAGGCCGACGGCACCATCCGGATGCGCGGGCTGGACATGAAGAACTACACCCGGGACCTCAGTGTGATCCTGGATATTTTCAATGATGCCTGGGCGGACAATTGGGGCATGGTGCCATTCACGGCGACGGAGATCGCCGCCGCTGCCGCCTCGATGAAGCCGCTCATCGATCCCAACCTCGTTGTCATCGCCGAGGTGAAGGGTGAGCCTGCCGGCATGTTGGTCTGCCTGCCCAATCTCATGGAGGCGATCCGCGATTTCAATGGCAGCCTGTTGCCCTTCAATGTCTTGAAATTGATCTGGCGGCTGAAGTTGAAGACGTTAAAGACCAGCCGCATTCCCTTGATGGGTATCCGCCGCAAGCATCATGGCTCGGTGCTGGGCGCTACCCTGCTGCCGCTGATGTTCGACCGCCTCAAGGAGCCATTCCTGAAACGCGGGCTGGAACGGGTCGAGATGTCCTGGATTCTCGAGGACAATTTGCCGATGCGGCGGGTCATCGAAGGCGTCGGCGGCAAGGTCTACAAGACCTATCGCCTCTACGAAACAACGCTGAGCTGA
- a CDS encoding nucleotidyltransferase family protein, with protein sequence MTPFNALILAGNRREGDSVAAMAGVSHKALAPINGVPMLLRLYRTLRACPGIADVYVCIDDSALLDTVPDLATAREAGHLRIVAPAASPAASLGLALGSIGLARPLLTTTADHPLLSVPMVSHILSHSPADADLSVGLAEADTVIAAYPDAIRTFYRFKGRRFSGCNLFYARNENAGKVAAYWQQMEKHRKSPWRLVWRIGPMALLRMLLGQLSLDDAFAHLAPDRRPHPARAHALCRGADRCRQAGRL encoded by the coding sequence ATGACACCGTTCAACGCCCTCATCCTGGCCGGTAACCGGCGCGAGGGCGATAGTGTCGCCGCCATGGCTGGTGTCAGCCATAAGGCGCTGGCCCCCATCAACGGCGTACCGATGCTCCTGCGACTCTATCGTACACTACGGGCATGCCCCGGCATTGCCGATGTCTATGTTTGCATCGATGACAGTGCATTGCTCGACACCGTTCCGGACCTCGCGACCGCGCGCGAAGCTGGCCATTTGCGGATCGTGGCGCCTGCTGCCAGCCCGGCCGCCAGCTTGGGCCTGGCACTCGGCAGCATTGGGTTAGCGCGGCCGCTGCTGACGACGACGGCGGATCATCCGCTGCTGAGTGTGCCCATGGTGTCGCATATCCTGTCCCATTCGCCGGCGGATGCAGATCTCAGCGTGGGACTTGCCGAAGCTGACACCGTGATCGCCGCATATCCGGATGCAATACGGACCTTCTATCGGTTCAAGGGACGGCGCTTCAGCGGCTGCAATCTGTTCTACGCGCGCAACGAAAATGCCGGCAAGGTCGCGGCCTATTGGCAGCAGATGGAAAAGCACCGCAAGTCACCCTGGCGCCTGGTTTGGAGGATCGGTCCGATGGCGCTATTGCGCATGCTGCTGGGCCAACTCAGCTTGGACGATGCCTTTGCCCATCTCGCGCCTGACCGGCGCCCGCATCCAGCCCGTGCTCATGCCCTTTGCCGAGGCGCCGATCGATGTCGACAAGCCGGCCGACTATGA
- a CDS encoding aminotransferase class III-fold pyridoxal phosphate-dependent enzyme — translation MQYTANTLENHWMPFTSNRDFKAEPRLMVKAQGMHYWNHKGEKLIDASSGLFCCAAGHGRPEIIDAVHASMKEIDYTPHFQLGHPSSFELAQKVAKITPGDLDYVFFCNSGSEAVETAIKIALAYHVAKGEGQRTRFVSRERAYHGVNIGGVSLSGMIRNRETFGAVMPGVAHLRHTWQPEARFTRGQPEQGADLANDLQRFIDLYGPKSIAACFVEPIAGSTGVLIPPKGYLERLREICDKNGILLVFDEVICGFGRTGKAFAAQSFGVMPDIITMAKALTNGALPMGAVAVSEKIYHTVTSSALDGAVEFFHGYTYSAHPAACAAGIAALDVYEKEGLFERAAEMSPYFLDRMYSLQGVKAVTDIRGYGMLCGIDLAPAARSGLRGFDATKRLFAKGLHIKFTGDAGICAPALVATKADIDEIYRIFKDVFSEY, via the coding sequence ATGCAATACACCGCGAACACCCTCGAAAACCATTGGATGCCCTTCACCTCCAACCGTGACTTCAAGGCGGAACCGCGCCTGATGGTCAAGGCGCAGGGCATGCATTACTGGAATCACAAGGGCGAGAAGCTGATCGACGCATCGTCCGGTCTGTTCTGCTGCGCCGCGGGGCATGGCCGTCCCGAAATCATCGACGCCGTCCATGCCTCGATGAAAGAGATCGATTACACGCCGCATTTCCAGCTCGGCCATCCCTCCTCCTTCGAACTCGCCCAAAAAGTCGCCAAGATCACGCCGGGCGATCTCGACTATGTCTTCTTCTGCAATTCGGGCTCCGAGGCGGTCGAAACTGCGATCAAGATCGCGCTCGCCTATCATGTCGCCAAGGGTGAGGGTCAGCGCACGCGCTTCGTCAGCCGCGAGCGCGCCTATCACGGCGTCAATATTGGCGGCGTTTCCCTGAGCGGTATGATCCGCAACCGCGAGACCTTCGGCGCGGTCATGCCAGGCGTTGCCCATCTTCGCCACACCTGGCAGCCGGAAGCACGCTTCACGCGCGGCCAGCCGGAACAGGGTGCTGATCTCGCGAACGACCTGCAGCGCTTCATCGATCTCTATGGTCCGAAGTCCATTGCGGCCTGCTTTGTCGAGCCGATCGCCGGCTCGACCGGTGTGCTTATTCCGCCGAAGGGCTATCTCGAACGCCTGCGCGAGATTTGCGACAAGAACGGCATCCTGCTCGTGTTCGACGAAGTCATCTGCGGCTTCGGCCGCACCGGCAAGGCGTTCGCCGCGCAGAGCTTCGGCGTGATGCCCGATATCATCACCATGGCGAAGGCGCTCACCAATGGCGCGCTGCCGATGGGTGCCGTGGCCGTAAGCGAGAAGATTTACCACACCGTCACAAGTTCGGCGCTCGATGGTGCCGTCGAGTTCTTCCATGGTTATACCTATTCCGCCCATCCAGCAGCCTGTGCCGCCGGCATTGCCGCCCTCGATGTCTATGAGAAGGAAGGCCTGTTCGAGCGCGCGGCCGAGATGTCACCTTATTTTCTCGACCGCATGTATTCATTGCAAGGCGTCAAGGCGGTGACCGACATCCGCGGCTACGGTATGCTGTGCGGCATTGATCTGGCACCTGCCGCCCGGTCCGGTTTGCGTGGGTTCGATGCCACCAAGCGCCTTTTCGCCAAGGGCCTGCACATCAAGTTCACCGGCGATGCAGGAATCTGCGCGCCGGCGCTGGTCGCGACAAAGGCGGATATCGACGAAATTTATCGTATCTTCAAGGACGTGTTCAGCGAATACTGA
- a CDS encoding molybdopterin oxidoreductase family protein, with protein sequence MTKPRYLAETIAAPAHRAGEQEIDYSIPADDEVKTTTCYMCACRCGIKVHMKDGKIRYIEGNRDHPVNKGVLCAKGSAGIMTQYSPARLTKPLKRIGERGAGEFVEIEWEEALTLATERLAKIRATDPKRLAFFTGRDQSQALTGWWAKQFGTPNFAAHGGFCSVNMAAAGLYSLGGAFWEFGEPDWERTKYFLMFGVAEDHDSNPIKIGLGQLKGRTGTDQAKFVSVNPIRTGYSAIADEWLGIKPGTDGLFVLSLIHELLRNDKIDLDFLVRYTNAPWLIVNAPDTEEHGLIYRNQEGDPLCLDRDSGEFVDALRAGVRPHLIGPVSLPDGRPARTVLDMLVDRYRDPAYAPATVAPQIGIPAETIIRIAAELADVAFEQTIEIKTPWTDWAGRHHESFIGRPVSMHAMRGVSAHSNGFQTCRAIHVLQMLLGSVDCPGGWRYKPPFPRVPGSGPTPSPMVGPNQPLAGMPLGFPQGPNDLLVDALGRPQRIDKAYSWEAPLALHGLMHMVIHNAWKGDPYTIDTLFLYMANMAWNSSMNTAGTMDMLKDKDPVTGDYKIPYVIYSDAYYSETVAFADLILPDTTYLERWDCISLLDRPISHADAAGDAIRQPVIKPDRDVRPFQDVLLDLGTRLKLPGIAAEDGSALYPGGLHDYILKHERKPGIGMLSGFRGADGTEMGRGKPNPDQIQRYIAQGCFNEMPIPENARFYRFGNQDYLQWSTARGLIDSPDHMVLQLYCEPMRKFQLAAEGFGSRQPNNEADRARIKAFADPLPIWYPPFGEAETTDGFPLHALTQRPMHMYHSWGTHNAWLRQLQSRNPLFVHHSTAAELDLVDGDWVWIESTHARVKAEVKLMDGVHPGTVWTWNAIGKRKGAWNLTPQAPEAKTGFLLNHVISELLPARADGYRYTNSDPVTGQAAWFDLKIRLVKCGADEAHETSPSFSAQPRRGEPQSTLRYGAGMGKRKTP encoded by the coding sequence ATGACCAAGCCCCGCTATCTCGCGGAGACCATCGCCGCACCTGCGCATCGCGCGGGTGAGCAGGAAATCGACTATTCGATTCCGGCCGATGACGAGGTAAAAACCACGACTTGCTATATGTGCGCCTGCCGTTGCGGCATCAAGGTGCATATGAAGGATGGCAAGATCCGCTATATCGAAGGCAATCGCGATCATCCGGTGAACAAGGGCGTGCTCTGCGCCAAGGGTTCCGCCGGCATCATGACGCAATATTCGCCAGCGCGTCTCACCAAGCCGTTGAAGCGCATCGGTGAGCGCGGTGCCGGTGAGTTTGTCGAGATCGAGTGGGAAGAAGCGCTCACTCTCGCCACCGAACGGTTGGCAAAGATCCGCGCGACCGACCCGAAGCGCCTGGCTTTCTTCACCGGGCGCGACCAGAGCCAGGCCCTGACCGGCTGGTGGGCGAAGCAATTTGGCACGCCGAACTTCGCCGCCCATGGCGGGTTCTGCTCCGTCAACATGGCGGCGGCAGGCCTCTATTCGCTTGGTGGTGCCTTCTGGGAATTCGGTGAGCCGGATTGGGAACGCACAAAATACTTCCTGATGTTCGGCGTCGCAGAAGATCACGACAGCAACCCGATCAAGATCGGCCTTGGCCAGTTGAAGGGCCGCACCGGCACCGATCAGGCCAAGTTCGTTTCGGTCAATCCCATACGCACAGGCTATTCGGCGATCGCCGATGAGTGGCTGGGAATCAAGCCGGGCACGGATGGGCTGTTCGTGCTGTCGCTGATCCACGAATTGCTGCGCAACGACAAGATCGATCTTGATTTCCTGGTGCGCTACACCAACGCACCGTGGCTCATCGTCAATGCGCCGGATACCGAGGAACACGGCCTCATCTATCGCAACCAGGAAGGCGATCCGCTTTGCCTGGATCGCGACAGCGGCGAATTTGTCGACGCGCTACGTGCCGGCGTTCGCCCGCATCTCATCGGCCCGGTCAGCCTGCCTGATGGCCGCCCTGCCCGCACGGTGCTCGACATGCTGGTAGATCGGTATCGCGATCCCGCCTATGCACCAGCGACCGTGGCACCGCAGATCGGCATTCCTGCCGAGACCATCATCCGCATCGCCGCCGAACTGGCGGATGTCGCCTTCGAGCAGACCATCGAGATCAAGACGCCCTGGACCGATTGGGCGGGGCGTCACCATGAGAGCTTCATCGGCCGTCCGGTCTCGATGCATGCCATGCGCGGCGTCTCCGCTCATTCCAACGGCTTCCAGACCTGCCGCGCCATCCATGTGCTGCAAATGCTGCTGGGCAGCGTCGATTGCCCCGGCGGCTGGCGCTACAAGCCACCCTTCCCGCGCGTGCCCGGCTCCGGCCCGACGCCGTCGCCGATGGTCGGGCCGAACCAGCCCCTCGCCGGCATGCCGCTTGGCTTTCCGCAGGGTCCCAATGACCTGCTGGTCGATGCCCTCGGCCGCCCGCAGCGCATCGACAAGGCCTATTCCTGGGAGGCGCCGCTCGCCCTTCACGGCCTGATGCATATGGTCATCCACAACGCCTGGAAGGGCGATCCCTATACGATCGATACGCTCTTCCTCTACATGGCCAACATGGCCTGGAACTCGTCGATGAACACGGCGGGTACCATGGACATGCTGAAGGACAAGGATCCGGTCACCGGCGACTACAAGATTCCCTATGTCATCTACAGCGACGCCTATTATTCCGAGACAGTGGCGTTTGCGGACCTCATCCTGCCGGATACCACCTATCTCGAACGCTGGGATTGCATCTCTCTGCTCGACCGGCCGATCAGCCATGCCGATGCGGCCGGTGATGCCATCCGCCAGCCGGTGATCAAGCCGGACCGCGACGTGCGGCCGTTCCAGGACGTGCTGCTCGATCTCGGCACACGCCTCAAACTGCCGGGCATCGCCGCGGAGGATGGCAGCGCGCTCTATCCGGGCGGCCTCCACGACTACATCCTGAAGCATGAACGCAAGCCCGGTATCGGCATGCTGAGCGGCTTCCGCGGTGCGGACGGGACGGAGATGGGACGCGGCAAACCCAACCCGGATCAGATCCAGCGTTACATCGCCCAGGGCTGTTTCAATGAAATGCCTATCCCGGAGAACGCCCGCTTCTACCGCTTCGGCAATCAGGACTATCTGCAATGGTCGACGGCGCGCGGCCTGATCGACAGCCCGGATCACATGGTGCTGCAGCTCTATTGCGAACCGATGCGCAAATTCCAGTTGGCGGCGGAAGGTTTCGGCAGCAGGCAACCGAACAACGAGGCCGACCGCGCGCGGATCAAGGCTTTCGCCGATCCGCTGCCGATCTGGTATCCACCCTTCGGCGAGGCAGAGACGACAGATGGGTTTCCGCTTCACGCACTGACCCAGCGACCGATGCACATGTACCATTCCTGGGGCACGCACAATGCCTGGCTCAGGCAGCTGCAATCGCGCAACCCGCTCTTCGTGCATCATTCAACGGCAGCGGAACTCGATCTCGTCGATGGCGACTGGGTATGGATCGAAAGCACCCATGCGCGGGTGAAGGCCGAGGTCAAGTTGATGGACGGTGTGCATCCCGGGACCGTCTGGACCTGGAATGCGATCGGCAAACGCAAGGGTGCGTGGAATCTCACGCCGCAGGCGCCGGAGGCCAAGACCGGCTTCCTGCTTAACCATGTCATCAGCGAGCTGCTGCCGGCCCGCGCCGATGGCTATCGCTATACCAATTCGGATCCGGTGACCGGACAGGCTGCCTGGTTCGATCTCAAGATCCGTCTTGTGAAATGTGGTGCGGACGAGGCACATGAGACCTCACCAAGTTTTTCCGCCCAGCCCCGGCGCGGCGAGCCGCAATCGACGCTGCGCTATGGCGCAGGCATGGGCAAGAGGAAGACGCCATGA
- a CDS encoding 4Fe-4S dicluster domain-containing protein, translating into MTSLPSEPAARRLGLVIDLDICVGCHACAVNCKEWNAGGHMAPLTDFDAFGEKPSGVWFNRIHTFEAGEGADGRTVHFPKSCLHCETPDCVTVCPTGASYKRAADGIVLINEDMCIGCKLCSWACPYGAREYDEDVGVMKKCTLCVDRIYNDTLPEVERVPACVSTCPVGARHFGDLGDPQSSDSQLVAEREGYDLMPEMGYRPTNKYLPPRPRRNGSTGCGSKVVHSEPAVDAAALTNHPFLRWVDRLLTR; encoded by the coding sequence ATGACCTCACTGCCAAGCGAACCGGCGGCCCGTCGCCTCGGCCTCGTCATCGATCTCGACATCTGCGTCGGCTGCCATGCCTGCGCCGTCAACTGCAAGGAATGGAACGCCGGCGGGCATATGGCCCCCCTCACAGATTTCGATGCCTTCGGCGAAAAGCCGAGCGGTGTCTGGTTCAACCGCATCCACACGTTCGAGGCCGGCGAAGGCGCCGACGGCCGCACCGTGCATTTCCCGAAATCCTGCCTGCATTGCGAGACACCCGACTGCGTCACCGTCTGCCCGACAGGGGCCTCTTACAAGCGCGCGGCGGATGGCATCGTGCTGATCAACGAGGACATGTGCATCGGCTGCAAGCTCTGCTCCTGGGCCTGCCCCTATGGCGCGAGGGAATATGACGAAGACGTCGGCGTCATGAAGAAATGCACGCTCTGCGTCGACCGCATCTACAACGACACCCTCCCGGAAGTCGAACGCGTACCGGCCTGCGTTTCGACCTGTCCGGTGGGCGCCCGGCATTTCGGTGATCTCGGTGACCCGCAATCCAGCGACTCGCAGCTGGTAGCGGAACGCGAGGGATACGACCTGATGCCGGAGATGGGCTATCGCCCGACCAACAAATATCTGCCCCCGCGCCCGCGCCGGAATGGATCGACGGGTTGTGGCAGCAAGGTCGTTCATTCCGAGCCTGCCGTGGACGCGGCCGCGCTGACCAATCACCCCTTCTTGCGCTGGGTCGACCGGCTGTTGACGCGCTGA
- a CDS encoding dimethyl sulfoxide reductase anchor subunit, with protein MYPAYSVIFFTTASGAGYALMVLMSLLAIVGILPSERWFGLTGFLIALTAVTAGLLSSTYHLGRPERAWRAFSQWRSSWLSREGILAVATFIPAGLTALGWVFFEQIWRVPASLLGLLALATICATAMIYASLKTVRRWRNGWTLPGYLAMGLASGSLWLCLLCALFRINAGPLLWLALIFLSLAGLVKLGYWRFIDQETGTATAGSATGLGRFGKVKLFAAPHTEENYLLKEMGFKIARKHAVKLRRIALLLGLAAPVLALLIAASLPEVTVVVLVSAVLANAIGTLTERWLFFAEARHVVTLYYGADAA; from the coding sequence ATGTATCCAGCCTATTCCGTCATCTTCTTCACGACCGCCTCAGGCGCCGGCTATGCGCTGATGGTCCTGATGAGCCTTCTCGCCATCGTCGGTATCTTGCCGTCGGAGCGCTGGTTCGGGCTCACCGGTTTCCTGATTGCTCTCACGGCCGTCACAGCGGGCCTCCTTTCCTCCACCTACCATCTCGGTCGCCCGGAGCGCGCTTGGCGCGCCTTTTCGCAGTGGCGCTCCTCCTGGCTGTCCCGAGAAGGCATTCTCGCGGTGGCGACTTTCATTCCGGCAGGCCTCACGGCCCTCGGCTGGGTGTTCTTTGAGCAGATATGGCGGGTTCCTGCCTCCCTGCTGGGGCTCCTTGCCCTCGCCACGATCTGCGCCACGGCCATGATCTATGCCAGCCTCAAGACCGTGCGGCGCTGGCGCAATGGCTGGACCCTGCCCGGCTATCTCGCCATGGGACTCGCCAGCGGCAGCCTGTGGCTGTGCCTGCTCTGTGCACTGTTCAGGATCAATGCCGGGCCATTGCTCTGGCTGGCCTTGATTTTCCTGTCCCTCGCCGGCCTGGTGAAGCTCGGCTATTGGCGCTTCATCGATCAGGAAACCGGTACCGCCACGGCTGGTTCAGCCACGGGCCTCGGTCGCTTCGGCAAGGTCAAACTGTTCGCGGCGCCGCATACCGAGGAAAACTATCTCCTCAAGGAAATGGGCTTCAAGATCGCCCGCAAGCATGCCGTCAAACTGCGCCGCATCGCCCTGCTCCTGGGCTTGGCGGCCCCGGTGCTGGCGCTGCTGATCGCGGCAAGCCTACCCGAGGTCACGGTAGTCGTGCTTGTTTCCGCCGTGCTCGCCAATGCCATCGGCACGCTCACCGAGCGCTGGCTGTTCTTCGCGGAGGCACGGCATGTGGTGACGCTCTATTACGGCGCGGACGCCGCCTAG